The following coding sequences are from one Musa acuminata AAA Group cultivar baxijiao chromosome BXJ2-4, Cavendish_Baxijiao_AAA, whole genome shotgun sequence window:
- the LOC103982218 gene encoding LOB domain-containing protein 4-like: MEQGRPNTVKISSPCTFRLCMPPTPSSCLQTPTPSPPLPSLPFSLSLTHLCFIVSSLVVACFLFFCSRLLGGYLRQGWIPTWAVRGSWCGQIEAGKCRRMKGEGRKHTTASPCAACKLLRRRCTQGCVFAPHFPSDEPQKFASVHKVFGASNVSKLLREIAAQHRGDAVSSLVYEANARVRDPVYGCVGAITSLHCQIQALQAQLAVARAKMLHLRMSHAAYLARFSHTAMATASTSYTGSSSMSPEHKQLMEPDTTKSVFPLDMAMLDQSNLGEPQIWSC; this comes from the exons ATGGAGCAAGGTAGGCCCAACACCGTCAAGATCTCCTCACCATGTACGTTTCGACTGTGTATGCCACCAACGCCATCATCTTGTCTCCAGACACCCACACCATCTCCTCCCttgccttcccttcccttctccctctccctcaccCATCTTTGCTTTATTGTCTCCTCGCTTGTCGTTGCTTGCTTTCTCTTTTTCTGCTCTCGTCTTCTGGGAGGTTATTTAAGGCAAGGATGGATTCCGACATGGGCTGTAAGAGGCAGTTGGTGCGGACAGATTGAAGCCGGGAAGTGTAGAAGGATGAAAGGGGAAGGGAGGAAGCACACCACGGCTTCGCCATGCGCGGCATGCAAGCTCTTACGGCGCCGGTGCACGCAGGGTTGCGTCTTTGCTCCCCACTTCCCCTCCGACGAGCCGCAGAAGTTCGCCAGCGTGCACAAGGTGTTCGGCGCTAGCAATGTCAGCAAACTCTTgcgg GAGATAGCGGCGCAGCACCGAGGAGACGCTGTGAGCAGCCTGGTGTACGAGGCGAACGCCCGGGTGCGAGATCCAGTCTACGGGTGTGTGGGCGCCATCACCTCCCTCCACTGCCAAATCCAGGCTCTCCAGGCACAACTGGCCGTGGCTAGAGCCAAGATGCTGCACTTGCGCATGAGTCACGCCGCCTACCTCGCCCGCTTCAGCCACACCGCCATGGCCACCGCGAGCACCTCCTACACGGGCTCTTCGTCCATGTCGCCCGAGCACAAGCAGCTGATGGAGCCTGACACGACCAAGTCAGTGTTTCCGCTGGACATGGCGATGCTGGACCAGTCTAACTTGGGAGAGCCACAGATTTGGTCATGTTAA
- the LOC103982217 gene encoding transcription factor JUNGBRUNNEN 1, with product MRTLIQKKEKGGEKIVMEEMVNKREEEDDVVLPGFRFHPTDEELVGFYLRRKVEKKTPSIDIIKEMDIYKHDPWDLPRVVTAGDESSYFFCRRGRKYRNSIRPNRVTGSGFWKATGIDKPINSSGDCVGLKKSLVYYRGSAGKGTKTDWMMHEFRLPSGDSSIADDTRSTQEAEIWTICRIFKRSASYRKQSSKWKASSTHKRAPADSSCVTSSFECDNGSDYRCCASSGYSCSQEHNQVHGWQCNSISQPPSLYSNVVQSPSTNEFFRDGDCWDELGTMIEFMADQSLPMSVDTVGGMYHAY from the exons atgagaacactcattcagaagaaagagaagggaggagagaagatagtgatggaggagatggtgaacaagagggaggaggaggatgatgtgGTGCTTCCCGGATTCCGATTCCACCCCACCGACGAAGAGCTCGTCGGGTTTTATCTCCGCCGGAAGGTGGAGAAGAAGACTCCCAGCATCGATATCATCAAAGAGATGGACATCTACAAGCATGATCCATGGGATCTACCAA GAGTCGTCACTGCCGGAGACGAGTCGTCCTACTTCTTCTGCCGTCGAGGGAGGAAGTACAGGAACAGCATAAGGCCGAACCGGGTGACCGGGTCCGGTTTCTGGAAGGCCACCGGCATCGATAAGCCGATCAACTCCTCAGGCGACTGCGTCGGCCTGAAGAAGTCGCTGGTGTACTACCGAGGGAGCGCCGGGAAGGGAACCAAGACAGACTGGATGATGCACGAGTTCCGCCTCCCCTCCGGTGACAGCAGCATCGCCGACGACACCAGAAGCACGCAGGAAGCT GAGATCTGGACCATCTGCCGAATCTTCAAGAGGAGCGCCTCCTACAGAAAGCAATCGAGCAAATGGAAGGCATCATCAACCCACAAGCGAGCTCCAGCTGACTCGAGCTGCGTAACCAGCAGCTTCGAGTGCGACAACGGAAGCGACTACAGGTGCTGCGCCTCCTCAGGCTACTCTTGCTCTCAGGAGCACAACCAGGTGCATGGATGGCAGTGCAACTCGATCAGCCAACCTCCATCGCTGTACTCCAACGTGGTTCAGAGTCCAAGCACGAATGAGTTCTTCAGAGATGGCGACTGCTGGGATGAGCTTGGAACGATGATTGAGTTCATGGCAGACCAAAGCCTCCCTATGAGTGTGGATACAGTTGGAGGGATGTATCATGCATATTAA
- the LOC103982220 gene encoding uncharacterized protein LOC103982220 — MVVAVELYPSPNPEGVRWHARRGMDPTLWKKELFPVRGTAKMKNVKLEGFCVVPAKTYPHAYPPRRSSRHRFVAVYKYAPHLPFPPSQARMIRRMSRVADCSQCPAMRGWEKGRRPAAAAAQGHVPLHVGEEMERFEVRMELLARPAFLELLRRSAQEYGYGQRGVLRIPCPVPFFRRLLAACGSRVEEDGLLRSFDELFHSSSDPN; from the coding sequence GTGGCACGCCAGGAGAGGTATGGATCCCACATTATGGAAGAAAGAGCTGTTTCCTGTTCGCGGAACAGCTAAAATGAAGAATGTAAAATTAGAAGGGTTTTGCGTCGTACCTGCCAAGACGTACCCGCACGCGTACCCGCCCCGTCGGTCTTCTCGCCACCGATTTGTAGCCGTCTACAAATACGCCCCCCACCTTCCGTTCCCACCATCGCAGGCGAGAATGATCCGACGGATGTCGCGGGTGGCGGACTGCTCCCAGTGCCCGGCGATGCGGGGGTGGGAGAAGGGGAGGCGGCCGGCAGCTGCGGCGGCGCAGGGCCACGTGCCGCTCCACGTGGGGGAGGAGATGGAGCGGTTCGAGGTCCGGATGGAGCTGCTCGCCCGGCCCGCCTTCCTCGAGCTGCTGCGCCGGTCTGCCCAGGAGTACGGCTACGGGCAGCGCGGCGTCCTCCGCATCCCCTGCCCGGTCCCGTTCTTCCGCCGCCTCCTCGCGGCCTGCGGGAGTAGGGTGGAGGAGGATGGACTGCTCCGGTCCTTCGACGAGTTGTTCCACTCGTCCTCCGACCCGAATTGA
- the LOC103982221 gene encoding uncharacterized protein LOC103982221, giving the protein MTGGVVGSSSDEHRHPLHEIAESVTHKLLLKQWIKEEELVARRIALRESRVDAVRREIAALYCAFFVFHSLILLLLYSASASSPSAACRRSWIPCLCSLLCSMAVVWAVRYKTDTECVLERLLEREREDGVLLGKCVEELKRKGAEFDLFKEVDALRRAKSLRVEAKVRKWSTRDVATMVLLLLSCVVLGLTRFVLCD; this is encoded by the coding sequence ATGACCGGCGGTGTCGTTGGCAGTAGCAGCGACGAGCACCGGCACCCGCTCCACGAGATCGCCGAGAGCGTCACCCACAAGCTCCTGCTCAAGCAGTGGATCAAGGAGGAGGAGCTCGTCGCCCGCCGCATCGCCCTCCGGGAGTCCCGTGTCGACGCCGTCCGCCGCGAGATCGCCGCCCTCTACTGCGCCTTCTTCGTCTTCCActccctcatcctcctcctcctctactcTGCGTCCGCCTCGTCCCCCTCTGCCGCGTGCCGCCGGTCGTGGATCCCCTGCCTGTGCTCCCTCCTCTGCTCCATGGCCGTCGTGTGGGCCGTCCGCTACAAGACCGACACGGAGTGCGTGCTGGAGCGGCTgctggagagggagagggaggacggGGTGCTGCTGGGCAAGTGCGTGGAGGAGCTGAAGCGGAAGGGCGCGGAGTTCGACCTGTTCAAGGAGGTGGACGCGCTGCGGCGGGCCAAGAGTCTGCGCGTCGAGGCCAAGGTGCGTAAGTGGTCGACCAGGGATGTGGCCACCATGGTGCTCCTCTTGCTGTCTTGCGTCGTGTTGGGCCTCACGAGGTTCGTGCTCTGCGATTAA